The Catharus ustulatus isolate bCatUst1 chromosome 15, bCatUst1.pri.v2, whole genome shotgun sequence genome has a window encoding:
- the FGFR4 gene encoding fibroblast growth factor receptor 4 isoform X1, whose translation MRPLLQVVAGLLLAAAARGRAMEPELFESPLLESEEEHLLLDPGNTLKLYCDANQSGASVVWYKESRPLVSGGRIHVRQSLLEISEVAYEDSGLYVCRARGTGEVLRNFTISVVDSLASGDDDEDSDGDRPHGDRNEESVYVHRAPYWTHPHRMDKKLYAVPAGNTVKFRCPASGSPSPSIRWFKNGREFRGEHRIGGIRLRHQHWSLVMESVVPSDRGNYTCLVENRFGSIRYSYLLDVLERSPHRPILQAGLPANTTALVGSDVEFFCKVYSDAQPHIQWLKHIEVNGSNYGPDGVPYVQVLKTADINSSEVEVLYLRNVSMEDAGEYTCLAGNSIGLSYQSAWLTVLPEEELVREAEAPETKYTDIIIYTSGSLAVAMAIIIVVLCRMQTQSSKQHLEPMAVHKLSKFPLIRQFSLDSSSSGKSNTSLMRVTRLSSSCAPMLAGVVELDLPLDAKWEFPRDKLVLGKPLGEGCFGQVVRAEAYGIDRDRPDRAVTVAVKMLKDNATDKDLADLISEMEMMKLMDKHKNIINLLGVCTQDGPLYVIVEFAAKGNLREYLRARRPPTPDYAFDVMAMPEEQLSFKDLVSCVYQVARGMEYLESKRCIHRDLAARNVLVTAESVMKIADFGLARDVHDIDYYKKTSNGRLPVKWMAPEALFDRVYTHQSDVWSFGILMWEIFTLGGSPYPGIPVEELFKLLKEGHRMDRPSNCTHELYMLMRECWHAVPSQRPTFKQLVEGLDKILAAVSEEYLDLSMPFEQYSPSCEDTASSCSSDDSVFTHDPLPLAPHLFSYPSVRT comes from the exons ATGCGGCCCCTCTTGCAGGTCGTggcggggctgctgctggcggcGGCTGCACGGGGCAGGGCGATGGAGCCAG AGCTATTTGAGAGCCCCTTGCTGGAGTCAGAAGAGGAACATCTCCTACTGGACCCAGGCAACACATTGAAGCTGTACTGTGATGCCAACCAGAGTGGTGCCAGTGTGGTCTGGTACAAGGAGTCCCGGCCACTCGTCTCGGGGGGTCGCATCCATGTCCGCCAGAGCCTGCTTGAGATCTCAGAGGTTGCCTACGAGGACTCAGGGCTCTACGTGTGCCGGGCACGGGGAACTGGGGAGGTCCTGCGAAACTTCACCATCTCTGTCGTGG ACTCCCTGGCGTCaggtgatgatgatgaagatagCGATGGGGACAGACCCCACGGAGACCGGAATGAGGAGTCTGTCTATGTGCACAGAG CTCCTTACTGGACTCACCCACACCGGATGGACAAGAAGCTGTATGCAGTCCCTGCGGGGAACACAGTGAAGTTCCGCTGCCCGGCctcaggcagccccagccccagcatccgCTGGTTCAAGAATGGGCGCGAGTTCCGAGGGGAGCACCGCATTGGGGGCATCCGG CTCCGGCACCAGCACTGGAGCCTGGTGATGGAGAGTGTGGTGCCCTCTGACCGCGGCAACTACACTTGCCTGGTGGAAAACAGGTTTGGCAGCATCCGCTACAGCTACCTCCTGGACGTGCTGG AGAGGTCCCCGCACAGGCCCATCTtgcaggctgggctgcctgcCAACACCACAGCCCTGGTGGGCAGCGATGTGGAGTTCTTCTGCAAGGTCTACAGTGATGCCCAGCCCCATATCCAGTGGCTGAAGCACATTGAAGTGAATGGCAGCAACTATGGTCCTGATGGGGTCCCCTACGTGCAAGTGCTCAAG ACTGCAGATATCAACAGCTCTGAGGTGGAGGTGCTGTACCTGCGCAATGTGTCCATGGAGGATGCTGGCGAGTACACTTGCCTGGCAGGGAACTCTATCGGCCTCTCCTACCAGTCTGCCTGGCTCACTGTCCTGCCAG AAGAGGAGCTGGTGCGGGAAGCAGAGGCCCCTGAGACCAAGTACACGGACATCATCATCTACACCTCGGGCTCACTCGCCGTGGCCATGGCCATTATCATCGTGGTGCTGTGCCGGATGCAGACTCAGTCGAGcaagcagcacctggagcctATGGCAGTCCACAAGCTCTCCAAATTCCCACTCATTCGACAG TTCTCTCTGGATTCCAGCTCCTCCGGGAAGTCCAACACATCCCTGATGCGTGTCACCCGActctcctccagctgtgccccaaTGCTGGCTGGTGTCGTGGAGCTGGACCTGCCCCTTGATGCCAAGTGGGAGTTCCCCCGAGACAA gctggtgctggggaagCCCCTGGGGGAAGGCTGCTTTGGCCAGGTGGTACGGGCAGAGGCTTATGGCATAGACAGGGACCGGCCAGACAGAGCTGTCACCGTGGCTGTCAAAATGCTGAAAG ACAATGCCACCGACAAGGACCTGGCTGACCTCATATCCGAGATGGAGATGATGAAGCTCATGGATAAACACAAGAACATCATCAACCTCCTGGGAGTCTGCACACAGGATg GGCCACTGTACGTGATTGTGGAGTTTGCTGCGAAGGGCAACCTGCGCGAGTACCTCCGTGCCCGCCGCCCCCCGACACCTGACTACGCCTTTGATGTCATGGCAAtgcctgaggagcagctctctTTCAAGGATCTTGTCTCCTGCGTCTACCAGGTGGCCCGTGGCATGGAGTACCTGGAGTCCAAACGG TGCATCCACCGTGACCTGGCTGCCCGCAACgtgctggtgacagcagagaGCGTGATGAAAATCGCTGACTTTGGCTTGGCCAGGGACGTTCATGACATCGACTACTACAAGAAAACCAGCAAT GGTCGCCTGCCAGTGAAGTGGATGGCGCCTGAAGCCCTGTTTGACCGTGTCTACACCCACCAGAGCGATGT GTGGTCCTTTGGGATCCTGATGTGGGAGATCTTCACGCTGGGGGGCTCCCCATACCCTGGCATCCCTGTGGAGGAGCTGTTCAAGCTGCTGAAGGAGGGACACCGCATGGACCGGCCATCCAACTGCACCCACGAGCT GTACATGCTGATGAGGGAGTGCTGGCACGCTGTGCCCTCACAGCGCCCCACCTTCAAGCAGCTCGTGGAGGGGCTGGACAAGATCCTGGCAGCTGTTTCAGAGGAG TATCTGGACCTCTCCATGCCCTTCGAGCAGTACTCACCCTCCTGCGAGGACACcgccagctcctgctcctctgatGACTCCGTCTTCACCCACGATCCGCTGCCACTGGCCCCCCACCTCTTCTCCTACCCCAGCGTGAGGACTtaa
- the FGFR4 gene encoding fibroblast growth factor receptor 4 isoform X2: MRPLLQVVAGLLLAAAARGRAMEPDSLASGDDDEDSDGDRPHGDRNEESVYVHRAPYWTHPHRMDKKLYAVPAGNTVKFRCPASGSPSPSIRWFKNGREFRGEHRIGGIRLRHQHWSLVMESVVPSDRGNYTCLVENRFGSIRYSYLLDVLERSPHRPILQAGLPANTTALVGSDVEFFCKVYSDAQPHIQWLKHIEVNGSNYGPDGVPYVQVLKTADINSSEVEVLYLRNVSMEDAGEYTCLAGNSIGLSYQSAWLTVLPEEELVREAEAPETKYTDIIIYTSGSLAVAMAIIIVVLCRMQTQSSKQHLEPMAVHKLSKFPLIRQFSLDSSSSGKSNTSLMRVTRLSSSCAPMLAGVVELDLPLDAKWEFPRDKLVLGKPLGEGCFGQVVRAEAYGIDRDRPDRAVTVAVKMLKDNATDKDLADLISEMEMMKLMDKHKNIINLLGVCTQDGPLYVIVEFAAKGNLREYLRARRPPTPDYAFDVMAMPEEQLSFKDLVSCVYQVARGMEYLESKRCIHRDLAARNVLVTAESVMKIADFGLARDVHDIDYYKKTSNGRLPVKWMAPEALFDRVYTHQSDVWSFGILMWEIFTLGGSPYPGIPVEELFKLLKEGHRMDRPSNCTHELYMLMRECWHAVPSQRPTFKQLVEGLDKILAAVSEEYLDLSMPFEQYSPSCEDTASSCSSDDSVFTHDPLPLAPHLFSYPSVRT, translated from the exons ATGCGGCCCCTCTTGCAGGTCGTggcggggctgctgctggcggcGGCTGCACGGGGCAGGGCGATGGAGCCAG ACTCCCTGGCGTCaggtgatgatgatgaagatagCGATGGGGACAGACCCCACGGAGACCGGAATGAGGAGTCTGTCTATGTGCACAGAG CTCCTTACTGGACTCACCCACACCGGATGGACAAGAAGCTGTATGCAGTCCCTGCGGGGAACACAGTGAAGTTCCGCTGCCCGGCctcaggcagccccagccccagcatccgCTGGTTCAAGAATGGGCGCGAGTTCCGAGGGGAGCACCGCATTGGGGGCATCCGG CTCCGGCACCAGCACTGGAGCCTGGTGATGGAGAGTGTGGTGCCCTCTGACCGCGGCAACTACACTTGCCTGGTGGAAAACAGGTTTGGCAGCATCCGCTACAGCTACCTCCTGGACGTGCTGG AGAGGTCCCCGCACAGGCCCATCTtgcaggctgggctgcctgcCAACACCACAGCCCTGGTGGGCAGCGATGTGGAGTTCTTCTGCAAGGTCTACAGTGATGCCCAGCCCCATATCCAGTGGCTGAAGCACATTGAAGTGAATGGCAGCAACTATGGTCCTGATGGGGTCCCCTACGTGCAAGTGCTCAAG ACTGCAGATATCAACAGCTCTGAGGTGGAGGTGCTGTACCTGCGCAATGTGTCCATGGAGGATGCTGGCGAGTACACTTGCCTGGCAGGGAACTCTATCGGCCTCTCCTACCAGTCTGCCTGGCTCACTGTCCTGCCAG AAGAGGAGCTGGTGCGGGAAGCAGAGGCCCCTGAGACCAAGTACACGGACATCATCATCTACACCTCGGGCTCACTCGCCGTGGCCATGGCCATTATCATCGTGGTGCTGTGCCGGATGCAGACTCAGTCGAGcaagcagcacctggagcctATGGCAGTCCACAAGCTCTCCAAATTCCCACTCATTCGACAG TTCTCTCTGGATTCCAGCTCCTCCGGGAAGTCCAACACATCCCTGATGCGTGTCACCCGActctcctccagctgtgccccaaTGCTGGCTGGTGTCGTGGAGCTGGACCTGCCCCTTGATGCCAAGTGGGAGTTCCCCCGAGACAA gctggtgctggggaagCCCCTGGGGGAAGGCTGCTTTGGCCAGGTGGTACGGGCAGAGGCTTATGGCATAGACAGGGACCGGCCAGACAGAGCTGTCACCGTGGCTGTCAAAATGCTGAAAG ACAATGCCACCGACAAGGACCTGGCTGACCTCATATCCGAGATGGAGATGATGAAGCTCATGGATAAACACAAGAACATCATCAACCTCCTGGGAGTCTGCACACAGGATg GGCCACTGTACGTGATTGTGGAGTTTGCTGCGAAGGGCAACCTGCGCGAGTACCTCCGTGCCCGCCGCCCCCCGACACCTGACTACGCCTTTGATGTCATGGCAAtgcctgaggagcagctctctTTCAAGGATCTTGTCTCCTGCGTCTACCAGGTGGCCCGTGGCATGGAGTACCTGGAGTCCAAACGG TGCATCCACCGTGACCTGGCTGCCCGCAACgtgctggtgacagcagagaGCGTGATGAAAATCGCTGACTTTGGCTTGGCCAGGGACGTTCATGACATCGACTACTACAAGAAAACCAGCAAT GGTCGCCTGCCAGTGAAGTGGATGGCGCCTGAAGCCCTGTTTGACCGTGTCTACACCCACCAGAGCGATGT GTGGTCCTTTGGGATCCTGATGTGGGAGATCTTCACGCTGGGGGGCTCCCCATACCCTGGCATCCCTGTGGAGGAGCTGTTCAAGCTGCTGAAGGAGGGACACCGCATGGACCGGCCATCCAACTGCACCCACGAGCT GTACATGCTGATGAGGGAGTGCTGGCACGCTGTGCCCTCACAGCGCCCCACCTTCAAGCAGCTCGTGGAGGGGCTGGACAAGATCCTGGCAGCTGTTTCAGAGGAG TATCTGGACCTCTCCATGCCCTTCGAGCAGTACTCACCCTCCTGCGAGGACACcgccagctcctgctcctctgatGACTCCGTCTTCACCCACGATCCGCTGCCACTGGCCCCCCACCTCTTCTCCTACCCCAGCGTGAGGACTtaa